In Chlorocebus sabaeus isolate Y175 chromosome 5, mChlSab1.0.hap1, whole genome shotgun sequence, one genomic interval encodes:
- the NMRAL1 gene encoding nmrA-like family domain-containing protein 1 isoform X3, whose protein sequence is MADKKLVVVFGGTGAQGGSVARTLLEDGTFKVRVVTRNPGKKAAKELRLQGAEVVKGDQDDQVSMELALNGAYATFIVTNYWESCSQEKEVKQGKLLADLAKRLGLHYVVYSGLENIKKLTAGRLAAAHFDGKGEVEEYFRDIGVPMTSVRLPCYFENFLSHFLPRKAPDGKSYLLNDS, encoded by the exons GTGCCCAGGGTGGCTCCGTGGCCCGCACGCTCCTGGAAGATGGAACATTCAAGGTTCGAGTGGTGACCCGAAACCCTGGGAAGAAAGCAGCAAAGGAGCTGAGGCTGCAAGGTGCAGAAGTAGTGAAGGGAGACCAAGATGACCAAGTCAGCATGGAACTGGCCCTGAATGGGGCTTACGCCACCTTCATTGTGACCAATTACTGGGAGAGCTGCAGCCAGGAGAAGGAGGTCAAGCAG GGGAAGCTGCTCGCTGATCTGGCCAAGCGCCTGGGCCTCCACTATGTGGTCTATAGCGGCCTAGAGAACATCAAGAAGCTGACAGCAGGGAGATTGGCCGCGGCGCACTTTGACGGCAAAGGGGAGGTGGAGGAATATTTCCGAGACATCGGCGTTCCCATGACCAGTGTGCGGCTGCCCTGCTATTTTGAGAACTTCCTCTCCCACTTCTTGCCCCGGAAAGCCCCAGACGGAAAGAGCTACTTGCTGA ATGACT
- the NMRAL1 gene encoding nmrA-like family domain-containing protein 1 isoform X2 yields MADKKLVVVFGGTGAQGGSVARTLLEDGTFKVRVVTRNPGKKAAKELRLQGAEVVKGDQDDQVSMELALNGAYATFIVTNYWESCSQEKEVKQGKLLADLAKRLGLHYVVYSGLENIKKLTAGRLAAAHFDGKGEVEEYFRDIGVPMTSVRLPCYFENFLSHFLPRKAPDGKSYLLSLPTGDVPMDGMSVSDLGPVVLSLLKMPEKYIGQNIGLSTCRHTAEEYAALLTKHTHKVVHDAKGLTLSPRLEYNGVISARCNLHLLVSSSSPVSAS; encoded by the exons GTGCCCAGGGTGGCTCCGTGGCCCGCACGCTCCTGGAAGATGGAACATTCAAGGTTCGAGTGGTGACCCGAAACCCTGGGAAGAAAGCAGCAAAGGAGCTGAGGCTGCAAGGTGCAGAAGTAGTGAAGGGAGACCAAGATGACCAAGTCAGCATGGAACTGGCCCTGAATGGGGCTTACGCCACCTTCATTGTGACCAATTACTGGGAGAGCTGCAGCCAGGAGAAGGAGGTCAAGCAG GGGAAGCTGCTCGCTGATCTGGCCAAGCGCCTGGGCCTCCACTATGTGGTCTATAGCGGCCTAGAGAACATCAAGAAGCTGACAGCAGGGAGATTGGCCGCGGCGCACTTTGACGGCAAAGGGGAGGTGGAGGAATATTTCCGAGACATCGGCGTTCCCATGACCAGTGTGCGGCTGCCCTGCTATTTTGAGAACTTCCTCTCCCACTTCTTGCCCCGGAAAGCCCCAGACGGAAAGAGCTACTTGCTGA GCCTGCCCACAGGTGACGTTCCCATGGATGGCATGTCTGTGTCCGACCTGGGTCCCGTGGTGCTCAGCCTGCTGAAGATGCCAGAAAAATACATCGGCCAGAACATCGGGCTGAGTACTTGTAGGCACACGGCTGAGGAGTACGCTGCCCTGCTCACCAAGCACACCCACAAAGTCGTGCACGATGCCAAG ggtctcactctgtcacccaggctggagtacaatggtgtgatctcagctcgctgcaacctccacctcctggtttcaagcagttctcctgtctcagcctcctaa